One Gossypium hirsutum isolate 1008001.06 chromosome A11, Gossypium_hirsutum_v2.1, whole genome shotgun sequence genomic window carries:
- the LOC107922697 gene encoding uncharacterized protein — MEQETRQKIEETVKDILSKADMEEMTEFKVRVTASERLAIDLSDFSRRKFIRELVESFLLSTVEENVDGKQPNTKPVEEEAKEAVKVKKEIEGDGGRIICKLADKTNVVVHDFRGKSYVSIREFYVKNGKELPSARGVSLVSETWSTLKNSFPAIDEAITKMQSKLRDKLDHQYNRDVSNSGTAFSHEFSPIETTRFDGKNYHCWAEHMELFLKQLQIAYVLTDPCPSLNISSEATSEELAQAKVAEKKWMNDDYLCHHCILSALSDNLYYQFSKKAKTAKELWEELKLVYLYEEFGTKRAQVRKYIEFQIVDEKPIVEQMQEFNNIADSIVATGIMVDENFHVSAIISKLPPSWKDFCVKLMREEHLPFWMLMERIRVEESSRNRVKQAEHLKSASFDPPNNLGPRIRYIKKTGVPWRKRESEMHVKPIQCNYCGKKGHISKFCRNRKFEKAVNGNQNGENSTITAVAELNAIDGNV, encoded by the exons ATGGAACAAGAAACTCGGCAAAAGATCGAGGAAACGGTGAAGGATATACTGAGCAAAGCCGATATGGAAGAGATGACTGAGTTTAAAGTCCGAGTCACGGCCTCTGAGCGGCTTGCAATCGACCTTTCTGATTTTAGTCGCAGAAAATTTATTAGGGAATTAGTGGAGTCTTTTCTTCTCTCCACTGTCGAAGAAAATGTGGATGGGAAACAACCCAATACCAAGCCCGTGGAAGAGGAGGCTAAAGAAGCTGTTAAGGTTAAGAAAGAAATTGAGGGGGATGGAGGTCGTATTATTTGTAAG CTAGCAGACAAGACGAATGTGGTTGTTCATGATTTTAGAGGAAAAAGTTATGTATCCATTAGAGAGTTCTATGTGAAAAATGGAAAAGAGCTCCCATCTGCAAGAG GAGTTAGCTTGGTAAGTGAAACCTGGTCAACTTTAAAGAATAGTTTCCCTGCAATTGATGAAGCTATCACTAAAATGCAATCAAAGCTAAG AGACAAACTTGATCATCAATATAACAGAGATGTGTCTAACTCAGGGACTGCTTTTTCTCATGAATTTTCCCCAATTGAGACCACTCGTTTCGATGGAAAGAATTACCATTGCTGGGCAGAACACATGGAACTTTTCTTAAAGCAATTGCAGATTGCGTATGTGCTTACTGATCCATGCCCTAGTCTCAATATTAGTTCTGAAGCAACCAGTGAAGAACTGGCTCAAGCCAAAGTTGCTGAAAAAAAGTGGATGAATGATGACTACCTGTGTCACCACTGCATTTTGAGCGCTTTATCTGATAACCTGTATTATCAATTCTCAAAGAAAGCTAAGACTGCTAAAGAGCTGTGGGAAGAGCTAAAATTAGTCTATCTTTACGAGGAATTTGGAACAAAGAGAGCTCAAGTTAGAAAgtacattgaatttcaaattgtTGATGAAAAACCAATTGTTGAGCAAATGCAAGAATTCAACAACATAGCTGATTCTATTGTCGCAACTGGAATAATGGTTGATGAGAATTTTCATGTTAGCGCCATCATTTCCAAGCTACCACCATCCTGGAAGGACTTCTGTGTTAAGTTGATGCGTGAAGAACACCTTCCTTTCTGGATGTTGATGGAACGAATAAGAGTTGAGGAGTCGTCTCGTAACCGGGTCAAACAAGCAGAGCATTTGAAGTCTGCAAGCTTTGATCCACCCAACAATCTTGGGCCAAGGATAAGATATATAAAGAAAACAGGTGTGCCCTGGAGAAAGCGAGAATCAGAAATGCATGTTAAGCCCATACAATGTAACTATTGTGGGAAGAAGGGGCATATTTCCAAGTTCTGCCGTAATAGAAAATTCGAAAAAGCTGTGAATGGGAATCAAAATGGTGAGAATTCAACAATAACTGCTGTTGCAGAGTTAAACGCGATTGATGGGAATGTATAG
- the LOC107909806 gene encoding transcription factor MTB1, translated as MKIELGMGGGAWNDEDKAMVATVLGTRAFDYLISSSVSNENLLMTVSSDENLQNKLSDLVDRPNASNFSWNYAIFWQISRSKSGDWALGWGDGCCREPKEGEESESTRILNLRLEDDTQQRMRKRVLQKLHTSFGGSDEDNYALGLDRVTDTEMFFLASMYFSFPQGEGGPGKCFLSGKHVWLSDALKSGSDYCVRSFLTKSAGVQTIVLVPTDVGVVELGSVRSVPESMELLQSIRSSFSSNSSLLRAKQMVAAAPVVNEKKHENPSHFSNLGIVERVEGIPKIFGQDLNNASHGHSNYREKLAVRKMEDRPTWAAYANGVKLPFTRNQNGIHAPGWPHVHGVKQGSGTEFYGSQTTANNLQELVNGAREEFRLNQYQSPKPVQMQIDFSGATSRPSPATTRPLSAESEHSDVEASCKEEKPSPADERRPRKRGRKPANGREEPLNHVEAERQRREKLNQRFYALRAVVPNISKMDKASLLGDAIAYINELQAKLKVMESEMEKFGSTSRDSAGLDPNINAENHIGAANIDVQAVHDEVVVRVSCPLDSHPASRVIQAFKDAHINVLESKLFTADDTVFHTFVIKSQGSEQLTREKLIAAFSCEPNSLQPLSSLG; from the coding sequence ATGAAAATAGAATTGGGTATGGGAGGTGGGGCTTGGAACGATGAAGATAAGGCTATGGTAGCCACTGTATTAGGAACAAGGGCATTTGACTACTTGATATCAAGCTCAGTGTCAAATGAGAACCTTTTAATGACTGTAAGCAGTGATGAGAATCTTCAAAACAAGCTATCAGATCTCGTGGACCGGCCAAACGCCTCTAATTTTAGCTGGAACTACGCCATATTCTGGCAAATTTCGCGGTCCAAATCCGGGGATTGGGCCCTGGGTTGGGGAGACGGGTGTTGTAGGGAGCCTAAAGAAGGAGAAGAATCGGAAAGTACTCGGATTCTAAACCTACGCCTCGAAGACGACACTCAGCAGAGGATGAGGAAAAGGGTTTTGCAGAAATTGCATACTTCGTTCGGTGGATCAGATGAGGATAATTATGCCCTTGGCTTGGACAGAGTTACCGATACTGAGATGTTCTTCTTAGCTTCCATGTATTTCTCTTTCCCTCAAGGAGAAGGCGGCCCTGGGAAGTGTTTTTTGTCTGGGAAACATGTTTGGCTCTCTGATGCATTGAAATCGGGTTCGGATTATTGCGTTAGGTCATTTTTGACAAAGTCTGCTGGAGTTCAAACGATTGTTTTGGTCCCTACTGATGTTGGTGTTGTTGAATTGGGATCTGTAAGATCTGTGCCTGAGAGCATGGAGTTGTTGCAGTCTATAAGAAGTTCCTTCTCATCTAATTCCTCGTTGCTTAGGGCAAAGCAAATGGTTGCGGCAGCACCAGTGGTGAACGAGAAGAAACATGAAAACCCTTCCCACTTTTCGAATTTGGGGATTGTTGAGAGAGTGGAAGGTATCCCCAAGATTTTTGGGCAGGATCTGAACAATGCTTCACATGGTCATTCCAATTACCGGGAGAAACTTGCTGTTAGGAAGATGGAAGATAGACCGACATGGGCAGCTTATGCTAATGGTGTTAAGCTCCCATTTACAAGAAATCAAAATGGTATCCATGCTCCAGGTTGGCCACATGTTCATGGTGTGAAACAGGGGAGTGGGACTGAATTTTATGGTTCTCAAACCACAGCAAATAATCTTCAGGAGCTTGTTAATGGAGCTCGGGAGGAGTTTCGGCTTAACCAATACCAGTCACCAAAGCCGGTTCAAATGCAGATTGATTTTTCAGGGGCTACTTCAAGGCCTTCTCCTGCAACTACTCGGCCATTAAGTGCTGAGTCTGAGCACTCGGATGTTGAAGCTTCTTGCAAGGAAGAGAAGCCGAGTCCAGCTGATGAAAGGAGGCCCCGGAAAAGGGGTCGGAAGCCTGCTAATGGTAGAGAAGAACCTCTTAATCATGTTGAAGCCGAGAGGCAGCGGCGTGAGAAGCTGAACCAGCGGTTCTATGCCTTACGAGCTGTGGTGCCCAACATATCCAAGATGGACAAAGCTTCGTTGTTAGGGGATGCAATTGCTTACATCAATGAGCTTCAGGCAAAACTTAAGGTCATGGAATCAGAGATGGAAAAGTTTGGTAGTACTTCGAGAGATTCGGCAGGGCTAGATCCTAACATAAATGCAGAGAATCACATCGGAGCGGCTAATATAGATGTCCAAGCCGTTCATGATGAGGTTGTTGTTAGAGTAAGCTGTCCTCTAGATTCACACCCTGCATCAAGAGTGATCCAAGCATTTAAAGATGCGCATATCAATGTACTCGAGTCAAAGCTTTTTACAGCAGATGATACTGTGTTTCATACATTTGTTATCAAGTCTCAAGGATCCGAGCAGCTTACGAGGGAAAAGCTGATTGCAGCATTTTCGTGCGAACCAAATTCGTTACAGCCATTATCATCTCTTGGATAG